The window aagtcatcagtgtcgacatcacttgctcgaacacttgtcacaacattatcgtacatgtccttgatgagggtaatgtactttgctgggactttgtgtttctccaaggcgcaCCTTAGAGTATTAATAAAATTGAAACGGAATAACACTTAGAGGACTACAGGAACCACAACAAGAAATTTTCTGTTGCGAGTAAGCTGCTTGCCGTTGTCCATTTGCTCCCACCAAGTCAACCTATTATACATCCCCTGATCATCAGCGAATGGAGTTCCCTTCTTCCAGTGGAAGAAGTGGTATGTAATCTGAAATGAAGATTCAATTAGGAAAGCAATGACAATAGAGAAATAATTTCATGCTATAATCTTATGAGAAAATAGCAATAATTTGTACTACCAGAATTGAGGTTGGGCCAACTAGAACTGCAGTATTTACAGCCAGAATGATTTCGTGAATTTTTCCACTACATTATTATATTTAAAGTAGCAAAAGAATGATTAAATGCAGGCTATTTATTTGGCTATTATGAAGCAGTAAACCTTTAAACTAGAATACACTTTATTAGTTGGCGGGATTGGCGACTGCGTCGTAGCAATTTGTAGCTATGGGAGGCGAAGGGTGGGCAGATGCGAACGTAATCGAAGCCACCAACGACAAAGATGGAGTTGCATAGGACATCTATGACTACGCCTTCTAACAGCCACTGACGCCAAGGCGCACTGGGACAGGATTGTCGTCCCACAGTGTTGTTCCCAAATAACAAGTTTTGTTCAAACATTTATCAGCAAGATTATTCAGTATTGCGTTCACAGCACTCGCCAAGAGTTTTAAACACGTGAAGCATTAGGCAGATCTATTTTTTGGCCAAGCTACTTTGTACCCCACTTGTTATGTTGACAAATAATAACCAGGATAATCAAAGATCATGTACAGTACCATGGTTGAGAATTCAGATCTACGAAGAATTTTGCTAATCAACCATTGCAGTAAAAAACTGTTTGGTATACAACCGGTCTCTCTATTTACACACCGAATCAATCAATGCCTTCCTGAACAATATGTCTTCCTGAAGAACATGAGAGAAGCAAAAGCCTCTTAGTACATTTGACAGGCAAAATTTTGACTGCACGAAGCAAGCAATCGAGGTAAACAAACATGAATTGAGGTAAACAAACACGATCCACGGGAGTCGAGGACGTGTAAGGgagggaggaaggggagggggAGAGGCGGGTACCGCGAAGTGGACGAGGTTAACGAGCGTCCAGGCCATGCCGGGGGTGCAGCCGAAGATGTAGAGGATGAGGAGCCAGGAGATGAAGAGGATGAAGATGTGGGTGGTCCAGACCCCCAGGTACATGAACCACTCGGTGTTCTTATTCAGATCCAGCGGGGGCACCGCCTGCACGTACAACTTCGCCATCGATCCCCTTGCCCTACCGGCACGCGCGTGCTGCGGGGCGGTGGCTCCTCCCGTCCGGCTCGGCGTCCCAGGAGCCGAGGGGTAGGGTGACACAGAGGAGTCAAGGGGTGGAGGAAGGTGACGATTTGGGGCCCCTCTCGATCTGGATCCGAAAGGTGCTGCTCGCTTCGATTTggggcctccctccctccctcgcgtGCGGTATGGAGATAGGGCGAGGGGAGAGGGGCGGCGGCAGCGAGGTTGTCGATGACGGAGCACGGTGGCAGCTGTGGGTAGGGTTTGGGGTGGGGCAGAGAGAGCTATGGGCATGGCGGATCTGACGGCGgcggggggtgggtgggtgggtgcggcggatgtggaggagaggagaggagggaaggagggcgccgccgccggcgacggggAGCTAGGGTTAGAGAGGGGTGGCGGCGTCGATATGGATCGGGGAGAGacagagagggaggcggcgggcggaaggaagggaggagaggtgacTGAGGTGATCCGCGGTGGGTTTCttcagatggatggatggatggtgaGATTGCTAGCAATGGATGGTAGGATgtctgccatgtcatcgatccgtgtgacAGATGGTTCCACCAATCAGACTCTAGCTTATGCAATTGTGttttttctcttttgtttcttttaTATTTTTTACCCTCTTATTTCGGTAAAGACTCGACATATTAGCCTCATGTTGTATGTTTAAATGACTCAATATTGTGTTCATATGTGTATCTTGGGACGACAAACAATGTTAATTTGAGGGGTTTTTATTTTCTTTACACAAAAAATCATTTTTCAATTTTTTGAGTGCCatcgggttttttgtgaaggacctaccatatatttgttgcaaaattggacaaaattatttttctaaaatactaagccatatttaatgaacaattgaccaaatagttgggtgtcaaaagattcgAGCCACCTCtcttgaaaaagacaaatttccggtgattcagcaggaagcgggttgaATTTGAAATGCAGccccctcatagtttgctctttattttttccaaaaatcatttctaggtacataagtatctatttaatcagagaaacatcaaaaaaattccaagattcaaccactagctaggaacggtcaagcccgccattttgaccgcattttgaaacgggcataaaaaattcaaaaaaatcaaaaaattggaaaaccttcacattgtgtcatcatatgtgacaaagtttccaggaaaaataataaacttgtaatacggaattattttaaaaaagtgttctcaaaaatgagctatcatgcgtgaagattcatggctttcaagccaaatgatcaatcttatggccacattcatggaatagtctgttcaaatgatctcatattgtgcacaagggtgcatcttggaattccaaacaatgttgcctaatggagttttcattttcttcacatggaaaattcattttccattttccgagtacccgaaatgagttttttgtgtgaaggtcctaccatatatttgttgcaaaattggaccaaatcaattttctaaaatactaggacatatttaatgcacaattgacaaaatggttgggtgtcaaaagctttgatccatctctaatgaaaaagacaaatttccgtcgattcaataggaagcgggttgAATttaaactacagctgcctcatagtttgctctttatttattccaaaaatcatttctaggtacataagtatctatttaatcatagaaacatcaaaagttttccaagattcaaccactagctaggaacggtcaagcccgccgttttgaccgcattttgaaacgggcatgaaaaattcaaaaaaaaaatcaaaaaattggaaaaccttcgcattgtgtcatcatatgtgacaaagtttccaggaaaaataataaacttgtaatacggtaattattttaaaaaagtgttctcagaaatgagctatcatgcgtgaagattcatggctttcaagccaaatgatcaatcttacggccacattcatggcatagtctgttcaaatgatctcatattgtgcacaagggtgcatcctgGAATTCCAAATAATATTGCCTAATGGAGTTTTAATTTTCttcgcacggaaaattcattttccattttccgagtacccgaaatgagtttttttgtgaaggacctaccatatatttgttgcaaaattggaccaaatcaattttctaaaatactaggacatatttaatgcacaattgacaaaatggttgggtgtcaaaagctttgatccatctctggtgaaaaagacaaatttccgccgattcagttggaagcgggtcaaatttgagctgcggttgcctcatagtttgctatttattttttccaaaaatcatttctaggtacataagtatctatttaatcagagaaacatcaaaagttttccaagattcaaccactagctaggaacggtcattcccgccgttttgaccgcattttgaaacgggcataaaaaattcaaaaaaatcaaaatattgggaaaccttcgcattgtgtcattatatgtggccaagtttccaggaaaaataactaacttgtaatacagcaattattttaaaaaagtgttctcagaaacgagctatcacttgtggagatcaatggctttcaagccaaatgatcaatcttatggccacattcatggcatagtttgttcaaatgatctcatattgtttacaagggtgcatattggaatggcaaaaatgttgcctaaggaagtcttcattttctttggatgaaaaaaccattttccattttttgagtgcccaaaaggaggttttttttgtgaaggaccacccaaataattgttgcaaaattggaccaaatcaattttctaaaatactcggacatatttaatgcacaattgacaaaatggttgggtgtcaaaatttttgatccacctctcgtgaaaaagacaaatttctgccgattcagttggaagtgggtcaaatttgaactgcagttgcctcatagtttgttatttatttttccaaaaatcatttctagttacataagtacctatttaaccataaatacatggtttggtggcgatacgtcgaggtttgggtggtggccgagggccccaactctagagcgcgtaaactcgcatgcccgccgcatggtcaccgtgtgaccgtggcattgccatgtgttctgggcggcctaggcatgtctagtgggttgggcactccccaggtaggtgctaggaagaaaattacaacaaaatattctcacgaggagaccgatcgatgctcaaacatgaattaccagccaagtgtttgattagcggtacgggaaatgtacatggctaatgggcgtgagttttggctgaggataatcagttactaagaagactgtcttcacatattttcagctcaaaaggaggagcctaggtggtacttgctttgcaaagtaccaccctggacataaatacgaatgttgaagctgggctcaaaataatgaatggattgagctggcatttggtggaggatggttatttaggCATTGGAAAGCActctagaaaatggatactatttgtacatgccaaagtggtacttccttcacaaagtgttgttttgaacataataggaaaatgaatattgttgaattatttttgaactaggcaaggaagttttttttatatatttgacgaagatatgacccaaagaatttatgatatttttttgggaattttgggaatgacagaaatataggttgcttcacaacctggggcaaaaaatgccacatggacatgacacataggcaaaactgaggaggtggcgcctagtcatagcaacccaccacaatttacaaggttatgaccatctatattggtcgtgatcagcaagaaataaggcagcggaccagtgatatctgctttatgaccatttcgtgtaaggaaattatgacctttctgaccaaaatggtcattatagtttagggtttggatcccctcgaacagcttttgaccaattggtctgaaatggtcatagatctatgaccaattcttccagggtcactgacagaaggtcactagttgacatatttcttgtagtgaccccgccctcctccgtccgccaccccatccaccgccatcctcctccaccatgccggagctgataccccgacgccgctgtCATTTAcacgagatcgacctctctcatccacggcttcggaccgggatccttgcatcccgtcctcttgcttcatccccgccgtcgtccaccttgccggccccgctcctacgatcgtctcgtccaccgccccccgccgccaccgtctaccctcctagatctgcttccacgccgccaacagccatcgctaccgcagcaccatcaaattctcagtagatgcatacacggcgccaaaccagaggcggtactctttcgtatctgctcaacttatttatcgcagcaagaaaatagatcgccactgatttactctgatttcttgtcttggttgcgaagttggctttgtccggtttgcaccttcagatccgccatggcacgctcaacactatactcccaatgcttatggttttccccttttatattccacagtagttaaatcacagtagactaaatttcaaaattgggttagtcgatttttcagagctcgccggagttcgccggtgcgatcgaaggggctcgggtggttgtggggcctcgccgaacaaagaaaactcgatgcgggtgggggttggggtgggggtgggggtggcggaggaacacaggcggtgggggccggtggtctggcCTGCGGCCCGTGCAGTATTCTTTATGGGAggaatcagagatgaggaagaagaagggttaggagacgtaggatcttcatccaaccacctgaaatggtcgagagatagctgggagttgcattcttaatgcgctctggttcatcatgtgtgggcactgcgcaaccaacatgttattatccaaaatctgcatgctcttctttaccatgttcctcttccgttcttctttaatatgtactctctccgttcctaaatacaagtctttgtatagattccaccatggactacatatggagcaaaatgagtgaatctacactctaaaatgtatctggatacatctgtatgtgatccatagtggaaatctctaccaagacttatatttcggaacagagggagtatgatagtagtacagtatgttccttgtactaaagatgagcagggacatttgcagtgtagaggtctatacggtcggttgtgatggacactttgagcctctttgattcgtaggatcttttaaacataggaataggatttgtagtggcccgcccacttgaatcctataagaatagcaaggaaatgtggggagctgtgtcgcctttgagagttacactgatattaatagtaccgcaccttcacttgaagagagctggtatccgaagcctttctagccgtaccggcaatactagcacatatattccagcaagttccactttgctgattttactctgatgcttaaggtttccccattatatctacactatgatctgtgtagcttctttgtgtcgcactagcagcagtccactcttgaagctaaacactgcaatgacttacaaaattgacaccaaggcattgagttccattcgggatgcaatgaaactcatacgctccccacctgttgattcttgttcagaatatgatcctaatgactattctaacctcgaggagtcaaaggcagatggcatgtcatgttcacccatcaaggtgcatgttttaatttggcaatgttttattgattgcgggtatcttgcatatgttgtcttgcatttcttctactttgttgcaccgccatctgcttagtttatcatcatatatgtcgagatgccatgcccatccattatcaatacatattccatatgtcatcataccatgtttttccactcaaatgttgttcttgtgcatcagacatcaaaaaggaagagggtgattgccgaacctgaaggagcaccagcaaaatccttgaaaaacatggtggtgccggagaaatcagacatcaccccacttatactGGTtatacaactagtgacacaaaatgtaggaccgactccagcagactgtacccatacttcactggccacaccactagccccaccacacaggacctgcactccagcaaaaggtataccgatttcatttgccatagcaccagctgtaccacagaaaaatcccactccagcaaaaagtacagcaagtccaccaaccgaagacctatcccaactgcagagacgaccaattcctgcagattggaaccccattccatttattcccagtttaaaagacaatgctttcaatgttgttacggactacgtgcatatattcccatcatgggaatattattgtgaagacaaacaccattttcacatcttcctgtccaacttacgtgtaagtgctattattcatggttattattttcctattttctgctgattgaacacatcaatgatttacattacattgttgtaactaggcgagggtcaatctggatagtcatgacgagcaaagcttgcttgtgcttttcaaggaagcattgcagcagtatcggtgttacctgaggaaatcacactttgatggcaagtctataaacgaatttccagtgaagtctcatgtgctaaattcagaagacattgaatggaaaaaccttgttatgcactggtctcgctcccaggatgaggtactgtctatgaaatcacatgacaatttgaacttctacttttccgcatgtgccttacagatcttttttgcaggaaaactgctcgaagaagaattccagtttgacaagaacgacaggatatcgcaaatatgatgcctgctgctttgctcttgttagtacctgttgtcctgtatcattatacttgcatacatacctggttcattatgtgacagcagtatgcatgatagcttgcttatcaattgttcgctccaaattatctgatctatatgaatggttacattagtgtagaatatatccaatgccaatgttttttagctctgcattgttcttgtaagtacatgttgtcctttatcagtgtacttataatgacaggtagttgttcatgtaccatcactctgcagcttattttcctttgccctccattttctacacatcatatctatatttactcttaccataaggttggtactgaagaagtttagtcgtgcattgctcttggctgtaccttttgcctgtatcgctgcacttacatttataactacttggttatgtagcatcactcttcatcttatcttaaatattctccattttttcatatattatcacatctatatttactcttaataaaatgtagaataaaggcaatgctttgaaGAAGATTctctggtaaacttcttgaattgccccccccccccatcagcatgcacaaggcctttatagagcatgtcttcaccaataatgtaagtttgccaTCTCAAGACTTCAAacattgttgtatatatttggttaggcatgactgcaacagctgtttatttttggtgtttgcatcaaattgcctgtttaaagtttattatgtagttcataaacaaaagtttgtcctttctcaatttaagttttcagttctaCAACCaaattccttcttcataccatgaaaATTAAACTATACAGCACAAGTGATATTCTTTTGCActccatgtatgcttctattcttcatccataatccagtggtgtggtgaacctacccactacagcacaatgtcatattctgcaatgtcttaactatgaacaatgtcatatcattctactattatttaaaccgtctctttatttgccaatctgaaatggtataaattgacagcacactaaccattgatacttatgagttcttgatatgtaatccagtggtgtcttgaagctgccaactccttcacaatgtcatttcctgctatGACTTGACCtggacaataccatattgtgttaatgcaattttaaactgtgtcactttattcgtcagtaagaaatgtgatgaattgtcagcactgatacttttatgtgcaaaacatgtcatctgtctgcttgtttatctttcagagtgaggaagatataagtgttgaacaagcgcagtctcatcatctttcttagctgcttgcgctgcagctccccagcagcgctaacctttcttgaactctattgaactgctgtcagttttgtatattattttgtcggcgtgtttatttgcactggtggcgatctttgatgccctgtgtatgtaatctgctgtctgcttgtgctttattatcatagtggcgaactttgatgcccagtgcatgtaatatgccataatttctttattgtatagtctaggttttttcttattcacgatgctgcagttattttactgtatatatatatatatatatatatatatatatatatatatatatatatatatatatatatatatatatatatatcctatccttgcagtaaaccggccaaaccataaaattatggtacataatcgggccgtcatgcaatcatgatgtaggttgggcctgaaacgtgccgaacagctcacgggccggcagcagcccgaaatgaaccccggcccatgattgtgcgaatcaaatcacgggcttttaacaggccaaaattgtctcggtccttgtttggcccaatcagatatcggctgcgagcaggccgaatgcaaaccaggccgtagttaggcccaactatatgacgggcttttaacaggccgaaattaatatagggccgaaatgttaaacgggcccttaacatgccaaaactaatatcaggccgaattactaagtgggcctttagcaagtgggcccaaaagcatagtgtccagttgacgggtcgaatctgatatgggccataattgagcccaaagcctcttaaatggtcggacctgatctgggtcgtaatttggcccggaacgtggtaggcttttgacgggccggatctcatatgggccactattagtccCGGAGCGTGgcgggccattaatggaccggatcaaatatgggccgacatttggcccaaaacatggcagctagttaatgggccggcctactagggtcctcaaaatcttgtgggcctatagctgggccggcccattaatgtcggcgaaatctcgtaggCCTTTAGCTAGGctagcccattatgatccgcaagaatattGTGGGCCTtttcctgggccggcccattatggcacacaaaatccttctgggcctttacctgggccggcccattatggcccacaaaatcttgtgggcctttagctgggccagcccattatggccaacaaaatctcatgggcctttagctgggctggcccattatggtccgcaaaatcctgtgggccttcagttgggccggcccatttaaacttgatgggccggtccacgtgtcaacatatcataggcgcatctctccCATTGGAtgtgtgacacatgtgccaacgcggacctgacatgtgtctcctccagcaaatgatgattttacacgtggaaaatccccattggtcggggctgttaacgggttatcggatccaaaactcgaccTGATAGCATAATGGcggcccattacggtggatgccacgtgtcggtcacccttgccgaaagcacttctgtgacgcgcgatttatcgtcatggaagtggacacttccgtgatgataattttggtaatgtcatggaacacttctacgacagcacaggtatgactatcttgattctgtcgtaaatttgtcatggatgtacatgcatgacaaaaaacgcgacctactgtgacaaacacatatcatcacggaagtgtatttttttgtattgtacacgcaagtcccttgtacctactgtagcgactagacctcaaacggtccaatctatgtgctcaggtgtcatccctggatcagtaatgctgacaccacatagtaattGAAGgacttataacaaagtagcaatcacacacttattacatcgagtgtctcaaaagagaacttattacaataaatatggcttaaggccatctaataacgataacagcaaaaggcttggaagataagtgagtccatcaactccaacgacatcaccaagtatagaaccatgacctaaaaactccttaatcgttgtctgaaaagtctgcaacatgaacgttgcagcccgaaacgggtcagcacatggaatatgctggcaaagtaacacatagagattaatgcatatttggctggtggaaagctctatggttacagttttgcgtaaagtcaatttttccctactgcaaaggaataaattttatttaactatcatggtagttgttaaacattgagaatggttgacagcattctcaatcccaattaagcatcatcattaaacaaaaccgaacaaattaaattttagagtaacatgttgagattcacatgatattccaggtactagatactcaagatgtccataaccggggacacggctaatcatgattagtttatacactctgtagaggtttgcgcacttttccccacaagactcgatcgcctccatttggtttctcgcactgcatggtgtttgagaagacggatgaccgagacatagtctttcagaagtgctagcaccttacaatcgggtagaccgttacacctactttaccttacatctgctagtctacgactgtaagagttcgcacaacttaatcaactatgctagagcccataatagcttgtggctacacatggaagtttctagcatgaataatctcatgatccctttgagcctgggtggcagtccataaagaaaacaggcaatcctggaatacccaggtacctcaatccacccagatgtgtgtttaagttgccaccttaaataaaccattaactaacaatctcacatctgtcatggatacactcacccaatccacgtctactagcatagcatggcataataagcaaacatagaagtaactcccaaaggtttgataataaacaggtaataggtactacctcaactacttcccaaacccacaatttaattagatcctaatcatgcaatatgtgatgattgatctaatgcaataaaactgggtagtgggaaaaatgatcaaag is drawn from Triticum dicoccoides isolate Atlit2015 ecotype Zavitan chromosome 4A, WEW_v2.0, whole genome shotgun sequence and contains these coding sequences:
- the LOC119289016 gene encoding uncharacterized protein C119.09c-like, producing the protein MAKLYVQAVPPLDLNKNTEWFMYLGVWTTHIFILFISWLLILYIFGCTPGMAWTLVNLVHFAITYHFFHWKKGTPFADDQGMYNRLTWWEQMDNGKQLTRNRKFLVVVPVVL